In 'Nostoc azollae' 0708, the following are encoded in one genomic region:
- a CDS encoding BMC domain-containing protein: MTLVLGVIEVYGVPAAVEAADAICKATSITFVGYENTDLGIITIIRGDIGEVNMSVNEGLESVRT; encoded by the coding sequence TTGACATTAGTATTAGGTGTGATAGAAGTATACGGTGTTCCCGCAGCGGTGGAAGCAGCAGACGCAATATGTAAAGCTACCAGCATCACATTTGTAGGTTATGAAAACACAGATTTAGGCATAATTACCATAATTCGTGGTGATATTGGTGAAGTGAATATGTCAGTAAATGAAGGATTAGAATCAGTCAGGACTTAG
- a CDS encoding chromophore lyase CpcT/CpeT produces the protein MTHSTDIATLARWMAADFSNQAQVFENPAFFAHIRVCMRPLPYLLLSGVSLFVEQAYDYMLNDPYRLRVLKLMTAGNKIHIENYTVKDEKDFYGASRDLERLHKLTSDHLEKLSGCNMIVEWAGSHFKGTVEPGKGCIVVRNRQTTYLDSDFEIDGEKFISRDRGRNPETDDHIWGSVAGPFYFVRWDNFADEVKLSP, from the coding sequence ATGACTCATTCTACAGATATTGCCACCTTAGCCCGTTGGATGGCGGCTGATTTTAGTAATCAAGCCCAAGTTTTTGAGAATCCGGCTTTTTTTGCCCATATTCGTGTGTGTATGCGTCCCCTACCTTACTTACTGCTATCAGGGGTGAGTTTGTTTGTAGAACAAGCTTATGACTATATGCTCAATGACCCCTACCGGTTACGGGTGTTAAAGTTAATGACAGCAGGAAATAAAATCCATATTGAAAACTATACTGTCAAAGACGAAAAAGACTTTTACGGTGCATCCCGTGACTTAGAACGTCTGCATAAGTTAACGAGCGATCACTTAGAAAAACTCTCCGGTTGCAATATGATTGTAGAGTGGGCTGGTAGCCACTTCAAAGGCACAGTCGAACCAGGTAAAGGTTGTATAGTTGTCCGCAACAGACAGACCACCTATTTAGATAGCGATTTTGAAATTGACGGTGAGAAATTCATCAGCCGTGACAGAGGACGTAATCCCGAAACCGATGATCATATTTGGGGTTCTGTCGCTGGACCATTTTACTTTGTCCGTTGGGATAATTTTGCCGACGAAGTGAAATTAAGTCCCTAA
- the trpD gene encoding anthranilate phosphoribosyltransferase, with the protein MTTSPVTVNWSILLQQLLDRQSLSRTQAAELMQGWINEAVPPELSGAILIALNFKGLSAEELTGMAEVLKSLSIQTTEVQSQIPLVDTCGTGGDGASTFNISTAVAFVTAAAGILVAKHGSRSASSLTGSADVLEALGVNLSATSDKVQAALKEVGITFLFSPGWHPALKAVAPLRKNLKVRTVFNLLGPLVNPLRPTGQVIGVFDPKLIEIIAQALNQLGTQKAIVLHGREKLDEVGLGDITDLAVLADGEVLLTTINPQEAGVKSAPITALKGGNVQENAKILKKVLQGKGTQAQQDAVALNAALALQVAGVIPLFNHAQGVSLAREILESGSPWRKLEQLVEFLRD; encoded by the coding sequence ATGACTACTTCCCCAGTTACTGTTAATTGGTCTATTCTGCTACAACAATTATTAGACCGTCAATCATTATCCCGTACTCAAGCAGCAGAGTTGATGCAAGGATGGATCAATGAAGCCGTCCCTCCAGAATTATCAGGGGCAATTTTAATAGCCTTGAATTTCAAAGGCCTTTCTGCTGAAGAGTTGACAGGAATGGCAGAAGTTTTAAAATCTCTTTCCATACAAACAACAGAAGTCCAATCTCAAATTCCCCTGGTTGATACCTGTGGCACTGGTGGAGATGGGGCATCAACTTTTAATATTTCTACAGCAGTGGCTTTTGTGACTGCGGCTGCTGGTATACTTGTAGCTAAACATGGTAGTCGTTCTGCCTCTAGTTTGACCGGAAGTGCGGATGTTTTAGAAGCTTTAGGTGTTAACTTAAGTGCTACTAGTGACAAGGTGCAAGCAGCACTTAAAGAAGTGGGAATTACGTTTTTATTTTCCCCTGGTTGGCATCCAGCACTGAAAGCAGTTGCACCATTACGGAAAAATTTAAAGGTACGAACGGTATTTAATTTACTGGGTCCACTCGTAAATCCTTTGCGTCCCACTGGGCAAGTAATTGGAGTTTTTGATCCCAAGCTGATAGAAATAATTGCCCAAGCATTAAATCAGTTGGGAACACAGAAGGCGATCGTATTACATGGCAGAGAAAAATTAGATGAAGTGGGGTTAGGCGATATCACCGACTTGGCAGTATTAGCTGATGGTGAGGTGCTGTTAACCACCATTAATCCCCAAGAAGCAGGTGTGAAAAGCGCGCCTATCACAGCCTTAAAGGGTGGAAATGTTCAGGAGAATGCCAAAATTCTCAAGAAAGTGCTGCAAGGTAAGGGAACTCAGGCACAACAGGATGCAGTGGCGCTAAATGCTGCTTTGGCGTTGCAAGTAGCAGGTGTGATTCCCTTATTTAACCATGCTCAAGGCGTGAGTTTAGCTAGGGAAATTTTAGAAAGCGGTAGCCCTTGGAGAAAGTTGGAACAGTTAGTTGAATTCCTGCGGGATTAA
- a CDS encoding retropepsin-like aspartic protease, which yields MEQVQPDSPNFPFAQRQITEYQDQIELARQKAEPGNLVSPFTKPPQVVVAVPQPKPPKLQRTPYPTRQTQPLPPPKPVFPSSEVVAENNVVFIAPIQRRVGGTTIVEVTFNGRQRFEMIVDTGAGGTVITQEIASALGVVLVGKAKPNTVSSKAVEFPVGYLESMEVGGMMVNKVPVAIAGAELETGLLGHHFFGNYDVTIKRNVVELGFQARSEINPAGIQLTVPTFSKGYRFLKFP from the coding sequence ATGGAACAGGTACAACCAGACAGCCCGAATTTTCCGTTTGCTCAAAGACAAATTACTGAATACCAGGATCAAATTGAATTAGCACGACAAAAAGCTGAACCCGGTAATTTGGTATCTCCATTTACTAAACCGCCACAGGTGGTTGTTGCTGTTCCCCAACCAAAACCCCCTAAATTACAACGCACTCCCTATCCCACTAGACAAACACAACCACTACCACCTCCAAAACCTGTTTTTCCTTCTTCGGAAGTTGTAGCTGAAAATAACGTGGTCTTTATTGCCCCGATTCAACGGCGAGTTGGTGGTACAACAATTGTGGAAGTTACTTTTAATGGTCGGCAACGATTTGAGATGATTGTGGATACGGGGGCTGGTGGGACGGTGATTACTCAAGAAATAGCCAGTGCTTTGGGTGTGGTGTTGGTGGGAAAAGCGAAACCCAATACTGTTAGTTCCAAAGCTGTGGAATTCCCCGTGGGCTATCTGGAGTCAATGGAAGTTGGTGGAATGATGGTTAATAAAGTTCCCGTGGCGATTGCAGGTGCAGAATTAGAAACAGGATTGCTAGGACATCACTTTTTTGGCAACTACGACGTTACCATAAAGCGCAATGTCGTAGAATTAGGATTCCAAGCCCGCTCAGAAATTAATCCCGCAGGAATTCAACTAACTGTTCCAACTTTCTCCAAGGGCTACCGCTTTCTAAAATTTCCCTAG